The Herminiimonas arsenitoxidans genome window below encodes:
- a CDS encoding Lar family restriction alleviation protein, whose protein sequence is MDKALKSCPFCGGKAELKEAHYLESELPYSYVHCTNETCTLNHNTAHFSGDADAKNSQKAVDAWNKRLEIPALHH, encoded by the coding sequence ATGGATAAAGCACTGAAATCCTGCCCGTTTTGCGGTGGTAAAGCAGAACTGAAAGAAGCCCATTACCTAGAATCCGAATTGCCTTACAGCTACGTACATTGTACGAATGAAACTTGTACCCTGAATCACAACACTGCGCATTTCAGCGGCGATGCAGACGCCAAGAATAGTCAGAAAGCGGTGGATGCCTGGAATAAACGCCTGGAAATTCCAGCGCTGCATCATTAA
- a CDS encoding DUF4153 domain-containing protein gives MHTTATDEELSIPKAIVTDRVARLRLLTGVLQGLVLYALYFSLKSASWPATNVYLFATLALIFLFVPVLFISGLGHLESRRIWIWMVVAALICAVLGIYDIWRIGFIEGRSWLGGGTFKRMPSGLLLFFAAAGFYIAHALVLAAAKDQRRIARYPSYFESAWQLLIQIKLSALFVGVLWLILWLGATLFMLVKLNFLQKLLEQSWFAIPVTVFAFSTALHITDVRPGIVRGIRSLLLVLMSWLLPITTLIVGGFLISLPFTGLEPLWATRHATSVLLGSTAVLVVLINTAFQSGEVGKEVARVLRVSARLACVLLLPMTLIAIYSLTLRVQQYGWTSDRVIAAACLLVAISYACGYLWAAVERDAWLARIAPTNVLTAFLTLAVLLAMFTPIADPARLSVANQLARLETGKVSAAQFDFDFLRFEGARYGNDALQKLKVQTTGTDAELIRKRAEAALQKKNKWNKDGPAANAQTRADSITVWPKGASLPAAFLTQNWTDSNSNYMLPECLKRQDQKCNAYLLDLTGDGKAEILLKNTQDYGRLVVFSLESDGKWSASGTIDGLNAGCKDVAQALEDGSYRAVPPMFQDMEVAGQRLHVQPWPSERSKCERVAKPK, from the coding sequence ATGCATACGACCGCAACAGATGAAGAGTTGTCCATACCCAAAGCCATAGTGACGGATCGTGTGGCGCGCTTGCGGCTGTTGACGGGTGTGCTGCAGGGCCTCGTATTGTATGCGCTGTATTTTTCCCTGAAGTCAGCGAGCTGGCCTGCGACCAACGTTTATCTATTCGCCACCCTGGCGCTGATCTTCCTGTTTGTGCCGGTGTTGTTTATCTCCGGCTTGGGCCATCTTGAATCACGACGCATCTGGATCTGGATGGTAGTTGCTGCGTTGATTTGTGCAGTGTTGGGCATTTACGATATCTGGCGTATCGGCTTCATTGAAGGGCGCAGCTGGTTAGGTGGTGGCACGTTCAAGCGCATGCCTTCCGGCTTGCTGCTGTTCTTTGCTGCTGCGGGTTTCTATATTGCGCATGCCCTGGTCTTGGCGGCGGCAAAAGATCAACGTCGTATCGCACGCTATCCCTCGTATTTTGAAAGTGCCTGGCAACTGCTGATACAGATCAAGTTGTCGGCGCTGTTTGTCGGTGTGTTGTGGTTGATCCTGTGGCTGGGTGCAACCTTGTTCATGCTGGTCAAACTCAACTTCCTGCAAAAGCTGCTGGAGCAATCGTGGTTTGCGATTCCAGTGACGGTCTTTGCATTTTCCACGGCGCTGCATATTACCGATGTGCGTCCGGGTATCGTGCGCGGCATACGCAGCCTGTTGTTGGTCTTGATGTCATGGCTGTTGCCGATTACGACATTGATCGTTGGCGGCTTTCTCATCAGCTTGCCTTTTACCGGCTTGGAGCCTTTGTGGGCGACGCGTCATGCAACATCGGTGTTGCTGGGCTCGACCGCAGTCTTGGTGGTGTTGATCAATACGGCATTTCAGAGCGGTGAAGTCGGCAAGGAAGTCGCGCGCGTGCTGCGCGTGAGCGCCAGATTGGCGTGTGTGCTGTTGTTGCCGATGACGCTGATCGCGATTTATTCGTTGACCTTGCGGGTACAGCAATACGGCTGGACCAGTGATCGCGTGATCGCTGCAGCTTGTTTGCTGGTGGCGATTTCTTATGCCTGCGGTTATCTGTGGGCTGCGGTGGAACGTGATGCGTGGTTGGCGCGGATTGCGCCGACGAATGTCTTGACGGCTTTTCTAACGTTGGCGGTATTGCTGGCGATGTTTACGCCGATTGCCGATCCGGCACGCTTGTCGGTGGCGAATCAATTAGCGCGTCTGGAAACCGGCAAAGTGAGTGCTGCGCAATTCGATTTCGATTTCCTGCGCTTTGAAGGTGCGCGTTACGGTAATGATGCGCTGCAAAAGTTGAAAGTCCAGACCACGGGTACGGATGCTGAACTGATCCGCAAACGCGCGGAAGCCGCGCTGCAAAAGAAAAACAAATGGAACAAGGATGGCCCTGCCGCAAATGCGCAGACGCGCGCAGACAGCATTACCGTCTGGCCGAAAGGAGCAAGTTTGCCCGCTGCCTTCCTCACGCAAAATTGGACGGACTCCAACAGCAACTATATGTTGCCGGAGTGTTTGAAGCGGCAAGATCAGAAATGCAATGCTTATCTGCTTGATCTGACTGGCGATGGCAAAGCGGAAATCCTGTTAAAAAATACGCAAGATTACGGGCGTTTGGTAGTTTTCTCGCTGGAGAGCGATGGCAAATGGAGCGCCAGCGGCACGATAGACGGACTGAATGCAGGTTGCAAGGACGTTGCGCAGGCATTGGAAGATGGCAGTTATCGCGCGGTGCCGCCGATGTTTCAGGATATGGAAGTGGCTGGTCAGCGTTTGCACGTGCAGCCTTGGCCATCGGAACGCAGCAAATGCGAGAGAGTGGCAAAGCCCAAGTAG
- a CDS encoding asparaginase domain-containing protein, with the protein MTLRIIATGGTFDKHYDEITGKLNFSNGHLPQIIKRARITVPLQLEQLPFLDSLEMHDADRQRIAASCLRADEKSIVIVHGTDTMKETAEVLGAAQLKKTIVLTGAMIPYEIKDSDAFFNFGFACGIAQALPHGVYIAMNAQIFTWNNVRKNKVEGVFETR; encoded by the coding sequence ATGACACTGCGCATCATCGCCACCGGCGGTACTTTCGATAAGCATTACGATGAAATTACCGGCAAGCTGAATTTCAGTAACGGCCATTTGCCGCAGATCATCAAGCGCGCCCGGATTACGGTGCCGCTGCAGCTAGAACAACTTCCCTTCCTTGATTCGTTGGAGATGCATGACGCCGATCGTCAGCGCATCGCCGCATCCTGCCTGCGCGCCGATGAAAAAAGCATCGTCATTGTCCACGGTACCGATACGATGAAAGAAACGGCGGAAGTGCTCGGAGCCGCGCAATTAAAAAAAACCATTGTGCTGACGGGTGCGATGATTCCGTATGAAATCAAGGATTCGGACGCCTTCTTCAACTTCGGGTTTGCCTGCGGTATTGCGCAAGCCTTGCCGCACGGTGTGTATATCGCGATGAATGCGCAAATCTTCACCTGGAATAATGTGCGCAAGAATAAGGTTGAAGGCGTGTTTGAAACACGCTGA